Proteins from one Acidobacteriota bacterium genomic window:
- a CDS encoding GTPase, with product MNRKRVLILGAAGRDFHNFNTVFRNHNVCEVVAFTATQIPNIDGRKYPAELAGGFYPQGIPIYPEDDLERLISRLKVDEVVFSYSDIAHQDVMHLAARVNAAGADFRLLGTKATMIKSTKPVISVCAVRTGCGKSPASRRIVQLLLDAGLKVAVIRHPMPYGDLVKQRVQRFTTLEDLAAQDCTIEEMEEYEPHLIKGVTVFAGVDYEGIIRQAETEADVILWDGGNNDFSFYVPDLEIVIADPHRPGHELTYFPGEVNLRRADVIILNKIDSATPEGIALVRANIRAVNPTAMVIDAAMPLTVEKPEAIRGKRVLVVEDGPTLTHGSMKYGAGVLAAEKFGAREIIDPRPYVVGSLAETFHHYPGIGRLLPAMGYGADQMHDLAETINRIDCDLVLIATPINLSRVIDIKHPTCRIGYELQEIGYPTLVDALNPLLKSMVR from the coding sequence ATGAATCGAAAACGCGTTCTGATTTTAGGTGCCGCTGGTCGAGATTTTCATAACTTCAATACTGTTTTTCGCAACCACAACGTGTGTGAAGTGGTTGCCTTTACCGCCACCCAGATTCCAAACATTGATGGTCGAAAATACCCGGCGGAACTGGCTGGGGGATTTTACCCACAAGGCATTCCAATTTACCCGGAAGATGATCTCGAACGATTGATAAGCCGCCTCAAAGTTGATGAGGTGGTTTTTTCTTATTCGGACATTGCTCATCAGGATGTCATGCATCTGGCTGCACGTGTGAATGCGGCTGGTGCTGATTTCCGGTTGTTGGGCACCAAAGCCACGATGATCAAGTCCACCAAACCGGTAATTTCGGTGTGTGCGGTTCGAACTGGGTGTGGCAAAAGTCCGGCTTCGCGGCGCATTGTGCAACTCTTGCTTGATGCCGGTTTGAAGGTGGCGGTCATTCGTCACCCGATGCCATATGGCGACCTGGTCAAACAGCGGGTGCAACGCTTTACCACCCTTGAAGATCTGGCCGCTCAGGACTGCACGATTGAAGAAATGGAAGAATATGAGCCCCACCTGATCAAAGGTGTGACCGTTTTTGCCGGCGTGGACTATGAAGGGATTATCCGGCAGGCCGAAACCGAAGCGGATGTTATTTTGTGGGACGGAGGCAATAACGACTTCTCGTTTTATGTTCCGGATCTGGAAATTGTGATTGCCGACCCACATCGCCCAGGCCATGAGTTGACATATTTTCCAGGTGAGGTCAATCTGCGCCGTGCTGATGTGATCATTCTCAATAAAATTGACTCCGCGACACCAGAAGGTATTGCGCTGGTTCGTGCCAACATCCGCGCAGTGAATCCAACCGCGATGGTGATTGACGCTGCGATGCCGTTGACAGTTGAAAAACCAGAGGCGATCCGCGGCAAACGGGTTTTGGTGGTCGAAGACGGGCCAACTTTAACGCATGGTTCGATGAAGTATGGAGCTGGCGTTCTGGCGGCTGAAAAGTTTGGTGCCCGCGAAATCATTGATCCACGACCATATGTGGTCGGCAGTCTGGCCGAGACATTTCATCATTATCCGGGAATTGGCCGACTGTTGCCGGCCATGGGCTATGGTGCCGACCAGATGCACGATCTGGCCGAAACCATCAACCGGATTGACTGTGATCTGGTACTGATTGCCACACCCATCAATCTCTCGCGGGTGATTGACATCAAACATCCAACGTGCCGAATTGGCTATGAACTCCAGGAAATTGGTTATCCAACGCTAGTAGATGCCTTGAATCCACTATTGAAATCAATGGTTAGATAG
- a CDS encoding AAA family ATPase, translated as MIRTLKIERFKSLVKLELELGQINVFIGANGSGKSNLLEGLGVLGAAASGRVDDEALLRRGVRPGVPKLYKAAFPTKDKVPHLTFGATSNEGARYEVNLWNPISDPEPAWRFKTERLNGAEGKKVVTRGVKTHGKRNQEQGLAALGVVNLEPGDAALTLMDELRGYRIHCPNTPTLRSLVQDQQSQLPVGLAGGRLPETITEILSAAKKKNLLLEVLDEVRDLLDWASDFSAGPSIGLPLSPSAARSPQVIKFEDRFMAKRRNKLTGYDASEGALYILFAAVLALHPKSPSCLAVDNLDQALNPRLAQRLMTALCSWTVRLEKKQQWLITVHNPAILDGLPLNNPEIRLFTVDRNNHGHTVVRHIDLATALKARPNAEWTLSRMWMTSLLGGVPNV; from the coding sequence ATGATTCGAACCCTGAAAATCGAACGCTTTAAGTCGCTGGTAAAGCTTGAATTGGAACTTGGCCAAATCAATGTTTTCATCGGTGCAAACGGGAGCGGAAAAAGCAATTTGCTAGAGGGATTGGGAGTACTTGGTGCTGCGGCATCAGGTCGAGTAGATGACGAAGCTCTGTTACGGCGTGGGGTCCGACCTGGGGTGCCAAAACTCTACAAAGCGGCTTTCCCCACGAAAGATAAAGTACCTCATCTCACATTTGGTGCCACCTCAAATGAAGGAGCACGTTATGAAGTAAATCTCTGGAATCCGATTTCAGATCCTGAGCCAGCCTGGCGATTTAAAACCGAGAGACTTAACGGCGCTGAAGGCAAAAAGGTCGTAACTCGTGGAGTTAAAACACACGGTAAGCGCAATCAAGAACAAGGTTTAGCCGCACTTGGGGTTGTAAATCTGGAACCTGGGGATGCGGCATTAACTCTTATGGACGAGCTTCGAGGATATCGTATTCATTGCCCCAACACACCGACCTTACGAAGTCTTGTTCAAGATCAACAATCGCAACTGCCTGTAGGATTGGCGGGTGGGCGGTTACCTGAAACAATCACAGAGATACTGTCGGCTGCAAAAAAAAAGAACCTTTTGCTTGAGGTTCTTGACGAAGTCCGTGACCTGCTTGATTGGGCCAGTGATTTTTCCGCAGGTCCTTCAATTGGGCTTCCACTATCTCCGTCAGCGGCACGGTCTCCTCAGGTAATTAAGTTTGAAGACCGATTTATGGCCAAAAGGCGAAATAAATTGACCGGATATGATGCCAGCGAAGGAGCACTCTACATCCTTTTTGCCGCTGTGCTTGCGCTCCATCCCAAATCACCTTCCTGCCTTGCTGTTGACAATCTGGATCAGGCGCTCAATCCTCGTCTTGCACAAAGGCTTATGACGGCTTTGTGTTCGTGGACTGTCAGGCTTGAGAAAAAACAACAATGGCTCATCACGGTTCATAATCCAGCGATTCTGGATGGCTTACCACTGAATAATCCAGAAATCCGGCTTTTTACAGTAGATAGAAATAACCACGGGCACACAGTTGTGAGACACATTGATTTAGCAACAGCCCTCAAAGCTCGACCAAACGCCGAATGGACACTTTCTCGCATGTGGATGACAAGCTTGCTTGGAGGCGTTCCTAATGTCTGA
- a CDS encoding TonB family protein codes for MHVKKWLMRLTTAMLCVLAVSFGVKYSWEMPLSAVVQAQSQEASEGGALIILDEKQHPVGQCALKHTAVNASLSGNVGRVTVEQTFVNRHSNRLEAVYIFPLPQMAAVDRMTMNIGGRVIEGEILSREEAARLFKQARDNGETAALLDQERSNVFTQSVTNIPPGATVVISISYVETLKYEDGEYEFVFPMTVGERYIRGQSPPDSETKGLAVTVPDAARVTPPLSTRPGHDISLKLQIDAGVPIQSVVSPTHRVILDQSKTMSTAALHLKAEAEIPNKDFIVRCKVAGPAVTQGVLTHNGPLGGYFTLMVQPPSEIREKDLTPKELVFVLDTSGSMEGFPIEKAKEAMDHALNGLYPQDTFNLITFAGDTHILFPEPVSATPENLATARTFLKSRSGSGGTEMMKAIRAALEPSDSQNHLRVVCFMTDGYVGNDLEILSEVKKHPNARVFSFGIGSSVNRFLLEEMARLGRGEVEFVGLEDDGSAAAQRFHERVRSPLLTDISIDWGSLPVKDVYPVNIPDLFSATPVVVTGRFNGQAQGEVVLRGKVAGRPVEQRIQMELPATEPRHDELATLWARQQLRELMREDYEGFQYGRVSSDLEARVTQLGLKYRLMTPFTSFLAIDRGPVQGGKLEKEQVLAAAPDKGDGDGSVGPQGPATGLAGFGDGDGDFGDGEASGAVASPVFAPPREAPKEIVNTPPPAKISCADPNLLPMPAPPPPPGRQPAPPSVVRRSEGVMRGNALTRVTPEYPKLSARVAGDVVVELVIDEKGNVESVRVVSGHALLRQAAINAAWQWKFKPTLLNKVPVKVTGILTFRFTL; via the coding sequence ATGCACGTCAAAAAATGGTTGATGCGACTGACCACCGCCATGCTGTGTGTGCTGGCGGTGAGTTTTGGGGTGAAATACAGTTGGGAAATGCCGCTTTCGGCTGTAGTTCAGGCTCAATCTCAGGAAGCGAGTGAAGGTGGGGCGCTGATTATTCTGGATGAAAAACAACATCCAGTTGGGCAATGTGCTCTGAAGCACACCGCAGTCAACGCTTCGTTGAGTGGCAATGTGGGTCGAGTCACGGTTGAGCAAACTTTTGTCAATCGGCACTCCAATCGCCTCGAAGCCGTTTATATCTTTCCGCTTCCGCAAATGGCAGCGGTTGATCGAATGACGATGAATATTGGAGGTCGTGTGATCGAAGGTGAAATCCTGTCACGCGAAGAAGCCGCCCGACTTTTCAAACAGGCACGTGACAATGGTGAAACCGCTGCCTTGCTTGATCAGGAGCGGTCAAATGTTTTCACCCAGTCAGTGACGAATATCCCGCCTGGTGCAACTGTCGTTATTTCAATCAGTTATGTTGAAACCTTAAAATATGAGGATGGTGAATACGAGTTTGTTTTTCCAATGACAGTTGGGGAACGCTACATTCGGGGTCAATCGCCACCTGATTCAGAAACAAAAGGATTGGCCGTGACAGTTCCTGATGCAGCCCGTGTTACTCCACCACTGTCAACTCGTCCAGGTCATGACATTTCCCTCAAGCTTCAAATTGATGCCGGAGTTCCGATTCAATCGGTTGTTTCACCTACGCATCGGGTCATCCTGGATCAATCGAAAACCATGAGCACTGCCGCGCTCCATCTCAAAGCGGAGGCTGAGATTCCAAATAAAGACTTTATTGTGCGGTGCAAGGTGGCTGGTCCAGCCGTAACACAGGGAGTGCTGACCCACAACGGGCCGCTTGGCGGGTATTTCACATTGATGGTACAGCCACCATCAGAAATTCGGGAAAAAGATCTGACACCAAAGGAGCTGGTATTTGTCCTTGATACTTCCGGGTCAATGGAAGGTTTTCCAATCGAAAAAGCCAAAGAAGCCATGGATCACGCGCTCAACGGTTTGTATCCGCAAGACACCTTCAACCTGATTACTTTTGCCGGAGACACTCACATTTTGTTTCCGGAACCTGTTTCGGCAACACCTGAAAATTTGGCGACAGCCCGTACCTTTCTCAAATCCCGGTCTGGCAGTGGTGGAACGGAAATGATGAAAGCAATTCGTGCCGCGCTTGAGCCGTCAGATTCGCAAAATCATCTTCGAGTCGTATGTTTTATGACCGATGGCTATGTCGGAAATGATCTGGAAATCCTCAGCGAAGTCAAAAAACACCCGAATGCCCGCGTGTTTTCATTTGGAATCGGCAGTTCGGTCAATCGGTTTTTGCTTGAAGAAATGGCGCGGCTCGGGCGCGGAGAAGTTGAATTTGTGGGGCTTGAGGATGATGGTTCGGCGGCGGCGCAGCGATTTCACGAACGAGTTCGCTCGCCGTTACTGACTGATATTTCAATTGATTGGGGAAGTTTACCGGTAAAGGATGTCTATCCAGTCAATATTCCGGATTTGTTCAGTGCCACACCAGTTGTGGTTACAGGAAGGTTTAATGGGCAGGCTCAGGGCGAAGTTGTGCTCCGTGGAAAGGTGGCTGGGCGGCCAGTTGAGCAGCGAATCCAGATGGAATTACCCGCCACTGAACCCCGGCACGACGAACTGGCAACGTTGTGGGCCCGGCAGCAACTCCGAGAGTTAATGCGTGAGGACTATGAGGGTTTCCAATACGGAAGGGTATCGTCCGATCTGGAAGCCAGGGTCACGCAGCTTGGTCTGAAATATCGGTTGATGACACCGTTTACTTCATTTCTGGCGATTGATCGTGGTCCAGTTCAAGGTGGCAAACTTGAAAAGGAACAGGTTCTGGCAGCAGCCCCAGATAAAGGAGATGGCGACGGATCCGTCGGTCCTCAGGGGCCGGCGACTGGTTTGGCAGGGTTTGGAGATGGGGATGGGGATTTTGGGGATGGGGAAGCCTCCGGGGCAGTTGCGTCTCCAGTGTTTGCTCCACCGAGGGAGGCACCAAAAGAGATCGTGAACACGCCTCCGCCTGCGAAGATAAGCTGTGCTGACCCAAATTTGTTACCTATGCCCGCACCCCCGCCCCCGCCAGGCAGACAACCTGCCCCACCTTCAGTTGTGAGACGAAGCGAAGGCGTTATGCGCGGGAATGCACTCACTCGGGTCACGCCCGAATACCCGAAGCTTTCTGCACGGGTTGCGGGGGATGTTGTGGTTGAACTTGTAATTGACGAAAAAGGGAATGTCGAAAGCGTGCGTGTTGTTTCCGGCCATGCCTTGCTGCGACAGGCGGCTATCAATGCTGCCTGGCAGTGGAAATTCAAGCCCACGTTGCTCAATAAAGTTCCTGTCAAAGTCACAGGGATTCTGACATTTCGATTTACCCTGTAG
- a CDS encoding patatin-like phospholipase family protein — MSPRTSSTSRPRIGLALSGGAVRGLAHIGVLKALAELEIYPEIIVGTSVGSLIGAAFAAGKNWQGIAEMATSVFWPNLLNSHLLEQFCDSHLPATFADLEHPFAAVVTSIVDHQTVVIREGRLATAINASCALPYVRRPVVRDGKLFEDGGTTCVLPSEVCRQFGADFVIASDVWGYGWCLRVVGLDPVTSQVFPEHYRRALQSTDILIQPPIPVVGYLPGRQAVQAMVSEGETAARQALLALQENQV; from the coding sequence ATGTCACCACGCACATCCTCAACTTCTCGTCCGCGCATCGGTTTAGCCCTCAGTGGAGGCGCCGTCCGAGGTCTGGCACACATTGGCGTTTTAAAAGCCCTGGCCGAACTTGAAATTTATCCCGAGATTATTGTCGGTACCAGCGTCGGCAGTTTGATTGGCGCAGCATTTGCAGCAGGAAAAAACTGGCAGGGCATTGCGGAAATGGCCACATCGGTTTTCTGGCCAAACCTCCTCAACAGCCATCTGCTCGAACAGTTTTGCGACTCGCACCTTCCGGCAACCTTTGCCGATCTTGAGCACCCGTTTGCCGCCGTCGTGACTTCGATTGTGGATCACCAGACGGTGGTCATTCGCGAAGGTCGGCTGGCCACAGCAATCAATGCCAGTTGTGCTTTGCCGTATGTCCGTCGTCCGGTGGTGCGGGACGGAAAATTGTTTGAAGATGGCGGCACCACGTGCGTGCTGCCGTCAGAAGTATGTCGTCAGTTCGGGGCTGATTTCGTGATTGCGTCCGATGTCTGGGGATATGGCTGGTGCTTGCGCGTGGTTGGACTTGACCCGGTGACGAGCCAGGTTTTTCCGGAACATTATCGGCGGGCGCTTCAGTCCACCGACATTTTGATCCAGCCGCCAATTCCGGTGGTTGGGTATCTGCCCGGTCGTCAGGCTGTCCAGGCAATGGTTTCCGAAGGCGAAACTGCTGCGCGTCAGGCATTGCTAGCTTTACAGGAGAATCAGGTATGA
- a CDS encoding AarF/ABC1/UbiB kinase family protein, giving the protein MSTVLPSRSEIQVLATQASLPAVRPKTEAPSRLEYGFRLVYVIWVLAGFGLYLYFDLRGWLRKRGQNENTEQRMRRQAARLRERLIKLGPTFIKIGQALGTRADLLPVAYVDELAKLQNRVPPFPNREAYAIIERELGRPPQQVFARFEPDPIAAASLGQVYRARLQNGKEVVVKVQRPHLETLITLDLAILRRIGRFLLRYPQFFKGADWLGMIDEFERVIHEEMDYRMEGRNAERFKKNFASWPEVHVPIIYWEYSTSQVLTMEFIQGIRVTDTKSLAAAGINARQVNEVMHRAYFKQLLEDGFFHADPHPGNILVMRDGRLAFFDFGMVGRITPKLQSQMVSAFFHILDRDFDGIVNDLISLEFLSPEVNLDEFRPIVVDLFKRKVDIKLSEVRFKDLTYELGEIIYKYPFTTPTAFTFIMRALMTLEGISIQMNPEFNFLEVARPYARDFLFRRDSAKLREKVWQSLHDVRSGKFDWHRFYTLAKSAVSLYFA; this is encoded by the coding sequence ATGTCAACTGTTTTGCCCTCAAGGAGTGAAATTCAGGTCCTTGCCACACAGGCGTCCCTTCCTGCCGTTCGACCCAAGACGGAGGCGCCGTCCCGACTGGAGTATGGCTTCCGACTCGTCTATGTGATCTGGGTTTTGGCTGGGTTTGGGTTGTATTTGTATTTCGATCTGCGTGGCTGGCTGCGAAAACGCGGCCAGAATGAAAACACCGAACAGCGAATGCGTCGGCAAGCCGCCCGACTTCGCGAACGACTTATCAAACTCGGGCCAACCTTTATCAAAATTGGACAGGCACTGGGAACACGAGCCGACCTGCTTCCGGTCGCTTATGTAGATGAACTGGCCAAATTGCAAAACCGAGTCCCTCCATTTCCAAACCGCGAAGCCTACGCCATCATCGAACGCGAATTAGGTCGCCCACCCCAGCAGGTCTTTGCCCGTTTTGAACCCGACCCGATTGCAGCGGCCAGTCTGGGTCAGGTGTATCGTGCCCGACTGCAAAACGGCAAAGAAGTCGTCGTCAAAGTCCAACGCCCACATTTGGAAACTCTGATTACCCTGGATCTGGCCATTTTGCGCCGGATTGGCCGGTTTCTGCTCCGATACCCTCAATTTTTCAAAGGCGCTGACTGGCTCGGGATGATTGATGAATTTGAACGGGTGATCCATGAAGAAATGGATTACCGAATGGAAGGCCGCAATGCCGAGCGATTTAAGAAAAATTTTGCATCCTGGCCCGAAGTTCACGTCCCGATTATTTACTGGGAATATTCAACGTCCCAGGTCTTGACCATGGAATTTATCCAGGGTATTCGAGTGACTGACACCAAATCACTGGCTGCGGCTGGGATCAATGCCCGGCAAGTCAACGAGGTCATGCACCGGGCCTATTTTAAACAACTTCTTGAAGACGGCTTCTTCCACGCCGATCCGCATCCGGGCAATATTCTGGTGATGCGCGATGGCCGGCTGGCATTTTTTGATTTCGGGATGGTTGGTCGGATTACACCCAAACTCCAGAGCCAGATGGTGAGCGCGTTTTTTCACATTCTTGACCGGGACTTCGACGGCATCGTCAACGACCTGATCAGCCTCGAATTTCTCTCGCCAGAAGTCAACCTTGATGAATTTCGTCCGATTGTGGTGGATCTTTTCAAACGCAAGGTTGACATCAAGCTTTCGGAAGTTCGCTTTAAGGATTTGACCTACGAACTTGGCGAAATCATTTACAAATACCCATTTACCACTCCGACGGCGTTTACCTTCATTATGCGGGCGTTGATGACGCTCGAAGGCATCAGCATCCAGATGAACCCGGAATTTAACTTCCTTGAAGTCGCCCGGCCCTATGCGCGTGATTTTCTCTTCCGGCGTGACAGCGCCAAATTGCGCGAAAAAGTGTGGCAAAGCCTGCACGATGTGCGCTCCGGCAAGTTTGACTGGCACCGGTTCTACACGCTGGCCAAAAGCGCGGTATCACTTTATTTTGCATGA
- a CDS encoding amidinotransferase translates to MPQPHVITTLAKAQSLDKLALPTRPEPSRILMCPPDYFEIKDVKNAFMQGNIGTLDKALALAQWDVLKTTFEQLGKPVVTIEPIPDLEDMVFSANQVLPGLDEDGTPYVVISRMRYPSRQREIPFYRQWFASQGYRILEIEQPDVCFEGQGDAIWHPGRKLLWGGHGQRTDFAIYPELSERLGVPIIAMELSTPEFYHLDTCFCALDEQSVLIYPQAFTSEGLALIHRFFPLVIEAPSAEAHQTFACNAFAFDGRKVVIQWGATKTVAELRRVGFHVTEVDTSEFIKSGGSVFCMKMEVY, encoded by the coding sequence ATGCCGCAACCCCACGTCATTACCACACTTGCCAAAGCCCAGTCACTTGACAAACTCGCCCTTCCGACTCGTCCTGAGCCGTCCAGGATTTTGATGTGCCCGCCAGACTACTTTGAAATCAAGGATGTCAAAAATGCCTTTATGCAAGGCAACATTGGAACACTTGATAAAGCTCTGGCGCTGGCACAGTGGGACGTGCTGAAAACCACTTTCGAGCAACTTGGAAAACCGGTTGTTACCATTGAGCCGATTCCTGATTTGGAAGACATGGTGTTTTCAGCCAATCAGGTACTTCCGGGACTGGATGAAGACGGTACGCCGTATGTGGTGATTTCCCGGATGCGCTATCCATCACGGCAACGGGAAATCCCCTTCTATCGCCAGTGGTTTGCCAGTCAGGGCTATCGCATTCTGGAAATCGAACAGCCTGACGTATGCTTTGAAGGTCAAGGCGACGCCATCTGGCATCCCGGTCGAAAATTGCTCTGGGGCGGGCACGGCCAGCGCACTGATTTTGCCATCTATCCTGAGTTATCTGAGCGACTTGGTGTTCCGATTATCGCCATGGAACTCAGCACGCCGGAGTTTTACCACCTCGATACCTGCTTTTGTGCGCTCGATGAACAAAGCGTTTTAATCTACCCACAGGCTTTCACCAGCGAAGGGCTGGCGTTGATTCATCGCTTTTTTCCACTGGTTATCGAAGCCCCGTCTGCTGAAGCTCATCAAACCTTTGCCTGCAATGCGTTTGCTTTTGATGGTCGAAAAGTGGTCATCCAGTGGGGAGCGACCAAAACCGTGGCCGAACTGCGTCGGGTCGGTTTTCACGTCACCGAAGTAGACACCAGTGAGTTCATCAAATCAGGCGGCAGCGTGTTTTGTATGAAGATGGAAGTGTATTGA
- a CDS encoding tetratricopeptide repeat protein, with the protein MAKQSKKKTELTVKEATTSAQPQKTTQSWATGFQTWLRSYQAELGIALGLLVCIAIVYSNVVTFGFVDFDDLQFVTSNAEIKKGFTLETIKWAFTTTYASNYWMPVSWFSHILDWSLFGSKAGGHHLTNVLFHVANTLLLFGLLRYLTGQAWLSGVVAFFFAVHPMQVEPVAWIAARKDLICTFFGFLTLWAYVWFAQPRRNWLAYGLTLMCFMLSLMAKPLGIVVPPVLILLDIWPLNRLPEPFSFSWVTLKEHLLPLILEKIPFGLFALAIVFFTRASGKIAGGSELQIRRPSTTLIWDGFSGYVYYIKKLFLPTNLAIFYDVPLTPFWLGLLCLAVLVCLSGWVVLLSRHERAVLVGWLWFGATLLPMVGFANLNTPRSDRYAYFSFIGLFLIVVWGGHVWLQSNQAHRKMLQLALGFFMVACIGLSWAQTQVWKNNLTLFQHAVGCGVSNFVTESNLGVEYLKNNRLEEAEKHLKEAHRMDPTFVTTLSALGRIYEQRGNHAEAIKYYEQALRKRPEMPDLLFNYGNALVNLNRGNEAFEYLQDVLKSDPKHAKTYCALGTYYFNKKMYPEATQHYSKAIDLQPDFFEARLNLANVLTSNKDPNAAIVHLNYALRLHPESAIGFQILGNALSAANRPKDAIDAYQKSLYRDPNQADVHYRLAILLNSNGKQPDAIGHLQTALKLKPGLTDAQNLLNSLQTKSG; encoded by the coding sequence ATGGCGAAACAATCCAAAAAAAAGACGGAACTGACAGTCAAAGAGGCTACAACATCGGCGCAACCTCAAAAAACGACCCAATCTTGGGCAACTGGTTTTCAGACCTGGCTCCGGTCATATCAAGCAGAGCTTGGTATTGCCCTTGGCCTCCTGGTTTGCATCGCCATTGTTTATAGCAATGTGGTCACGTTTGGGTTTGTTGATTTTGATGACCTTCAGTTTGTGACTTCAAATGCTGAGATCAAAAAGGGATTTACCCTAGAAACAATCAAGTGGGCATTTACCACCACCTATGCTTCAAACTACTGGATGCCCGTGTCGTGGTTTTCACATATCCTGGACTGGTCGTTATTCGGATCAAAGGCTGGTGGTCACCATCTGACCAATGTGTTGTTTCATGTCGCCAATACATTGTTGTTATTTGGGTTATTGCGATATCTCACCGGGCAGGCATGGCTGAGCGGAGTGGTGGCGTTTTTCTTTGCGGTTCACCCCATGCAGGTTGAACCAGTCGCCTGGATAGCGGCGCGCAAGGACCTGATTTGTACATTTTTTGGATTTCTGACTCTATGGGCCTATGTCTGGTTTGCCCAACCCAGGCGAAACTGGCTTGCCTATGGGCTGACCTTGATGTGTTTTATGCTCTCGCTGATGGCCAAGCCGTTGGGGATTGTCGTACCGCCGGTTTTAATCTTACTTGATATCTGGCCGCTCAATCGCTTACCGGAACCGTTCAGTTTCTCCTGGGTGACTTTGAAAGAACACCTGCTGCCACTGATCCTTGAGAAAATTCCGTTTGGGTTGTTTGCCCTGGCCATTGTGTTTTTCACCCGAGCCAGTGGAAAAATCGCTGGCGGCTCGGAACTTCAGATTCGAAGACCTTCAACCACATTGATTTGGGATGGGTTCAGTGGGTATGTCTACTACATCAAAAAGCTGTTTTTACCAACCAATCTGGCCATTTTTTATGATGTTCCGTTAACGCCGTTTTGGCTTGGTCTGCTGTGTCTGGCGGTACTGGTCTGTCTCTCTGGATGGGTGGTGTTACTGAGTCGTCATGAGCGGGCGGTGCTGGTCGGCTGGCTCTGGTTTGGTGCCACTCTGTTGCCAATGGTGGGGTTTGCCAATCTGAATACTCCTCGATCTGATCGGTATGCCTACTTTTCATTTATTGGGTTGTTCTTGATTGTGGTTTGGGGAGGGCACGTGTGGCTTCAATCAAACCAGGCTCACAGAAAAATGCTGCAACTGGCTTTAGGGTTTTTCATGGTGGCCTGTATTGGGTTGTCCTGGGCACAAACCCAGGTTTGGAAAAACAACCTGACCTTGTTTCAGCACGCGGTTGGTTGCGGAGTCAGTAACTTTGTCACGGAGTCAAATTTAGGGGTGGAGTATCTCAAAAATAATCGGCTTGAGGAAGCTGAAAAACACCTCAAGGAAGCCCATCGGATGGATCCGACTTTTGTCACAACGCTCTCTGCATTGGGAAGAATTTATGAGCAACGGGGAAATCACGCTGAAGCGATCAAATATTACGAACAAGCACTCCGGAAAAGGCCCGAGATGCCTGATCTGTTATTCAACTATGGCAATGCACTGGTAAACCTCAATCGAGGGAATGAGGCTTTTGAATACCTTCAGGATGTACTGAAGTCTGATCCAAAACACGCCAAAACCTATTGTGCCTTGGGTACCTACTACTTCAACAAGAAAATGTACCCGGAAGCCACTCAGCATTACTCCAAAGCCATTGACCTTCAGCCTGATTTCTTTGAAGCCCGTCTCAACCTGGCCAATGTGTTGACCTCAAATAAAGACCCCAACGCCGCGATTGTCCATTTGAACTATGCCCTTAGGCTCCATCCAGAATCAGCCATCGGATTTCAAATCTTGGGAAATGCGTTAAGTGCGGCCAATCGTCCCAAAGACGCGATTGATGCCTATCAAAAATCACTCTATCGCGATCCGAATCAGGCTGATGTTCATTATCGCCTGGCTATTTTGCTCAATTCGAACGGAAAACAACCTGACGCGATTGGCCACCTGCAAACCGCCCTGAAGTTGAAACCAGGGTTAACCGATGCCCAGAATCTGCTCAATTCACTCCAAACAAAGTCAGGCTGA